The Nostoc sp. NIES-3756 DNA window CTGTAAGCAATTGTTCTTGTACTTCGTCTATTGTTTTGTTAAGGTAAACAGCACGTTCATCAACGGCTCTCACCCAGTCAATAGGAAACCAATGATGTTGTCCATCAGCAGCATTAAATTTTGTCAATTTTAGATACTTATTTCCTTCCACTGCGTCAATATTGCCGATGTGGGTGTCAGATGCTCCTTCTAAGCCACCAGGGCCTTCTGCATAAACAGGTAAATGTTCTTTAATCTGTGAGATATCCATTTGCAGCCTCTTAATTTGAGTCGTAAACAGCATCACCCAAAGCTATCTCAATAGCTTGGGTTTTGATTATTTACAATACAAATTACGCTACTCTCTGTAGAATGTGCTTCGTGCTACAGATAGATGGAGTTACATTAACAGCATAATCTTAAGTGAGATATTCATTTAATTCGTAATTAGTAATTACAAATTAAATGAATTTACTAGTCAACAGTTAACCAGTCTTAAGTATTTTTGGGCAATTTAACTGTGAATATACTACCTTTACCTACCTCAGAAGTTAGACTAATTGTACCTTCGTGGGCTTCAACGATGCGGCTGGATAAATGCAGCCCTAAGCCACTACCTGAACGTTTATTTCTGCCTTGACGGAAGCGCTCAAAAATAGTTATTTGGTCTTCTGGCGCAATGCCATAGCCTGTATCTTCAATTTCTATAATGAGCCAATTGGGAGCAGATTCAAAAAAGCGAATTTCAATGCCGCCATTGTCGGTAAACTTGATGGCGTTTGCTATTAAGTTATATATTACCCGCCGTAGTTCTAAGGCATCACCCATAACTACACCAGCTTTGTCTTCTAAATGATTTATATGACTGCTATCTAGTTTAAGGGTTATGCCTTTTTCATCTGTTAAAGTGGTGAGTTCACTCACTACTTCTTGCGCTATTTCCTTTAAGTTACAGGCTTCATAGTTTAATGTTTTCTTCCCTGCTTCAAAGCGATAAACTTCTAGCAAGGTGTTAACCATTTGCATTAAGTTCTGGTTGCTGCGAATCATTACAGAAATCGCCTGTTTCATTTCTGGGGAAATTTTGCAAAAGGCTTCTTGTTGGAATAAGTCCAACATCCGATCGGCTGCAACTAGGGGTGTGCGTAAGTCGTGAGTGAGGCGGGAAACAAAGTCTTCCCTTTGCCGTGCCATTTTGCGTTGTTCGTCTAAACTGTGCTTGAGGCGGAGGAGCGATCGCACTCTCGCTAGTAGTTCATCTGTATCAAAGGGTTTACGGATGAAATCATCTGCACCTGCATCTAAACCTTCCACTACACTCGATTCGTGAAAAGCTGTAATTAACAAAATGGGAATATAATTAATTGCTGGGTTATTACGGATGCGTCTTGTCACTTCATAACCATCCATTCCTGGCATCATTACGTCTAATAAGATTAAATCTGGTGGAGACTCCTCTACTTTCTGTAGCGCTGAAATGCCATCACTGGCTAAATCAATCTCATAACCTTCACTTTCTAAAATTGTTTGCACCAAAATGAGATTGTCTCTCGTATCATCTACAGCCAGAATCCGATCAATTTTAGAGTTTTCCACAACAGACATAATAAATTTAATTAATATTTAATTAACGTTTGAGATTTTGATATTTGTTTGACGATTGATTGGATTGAGACGGAGATTGATGTAAGCGTTGAGTCGAATTAATCCTTTGTTTATTTTCCCTCTGTACAGATGATGTAGGTACAGATGAGTTTGATAATGATATTTGTCTAGGCAATTCGATTGTAAATATTGAACCTACTCCTAATTCACTTTCTAAAAAGATTTTCCCCTTCATCATTTGCACAAGTGAGTCAATGATGGCTAACCCTAAACCTGTCCCCGGATATTTACGAGTGATGCTTTGATCAACTTGTCGGAAAGCTTCAAAGATATGTTTAAAATCTTTAGATGCTATGCCAATACCCGTATCTTTGACTGCGATCGCCACTCGATTTCCTGGCAATTCTTCCGCCTCAACCCAAATACTACCAGATTCTGTGAACTTAATAGCGTTAGATAATAAATTTATTAAAATTTGTTTAACCCGACTGGGATCATTTACTACTAATGGGTTTTCTAAGTTAAAGTTTACAAACAAAGATAGCTTTTTTGCCTCTGCTAGAGAACGCATTTCGGCAACGGCAGTATTAATTATTTTTGTTAAATCAACTAACTCTGGTTTTAGTTCTAATTCTCCCTCTTCCAATCGGGAAAAGTCTAGAACTTCATTGACTAGCATCAATAAATGCTTACCATTATTCAAGATTCTTTCTACCATGTCAGTTTGCTGACCTGTGAGGCTGCCAAACTTAGGACGTAGTAATATTTGCGAAAAACCAATAATTGCATTCATTGGTGTCCGCAACTCATGAGACATGGTAGCAAGAAACTGAGATTTCAGCCGTGATGCTTCTAATAATTTTAAATTTTGGATTTGTATCTGTTGCCGTTGTCTCTCTAATTCTTGATTTTTACGGATTAGTTGTTCGTGGCTTTCTCGTAGCTGTTGGTAGGCGATAGCTGCCTGCATTTCCGCACGATGAAGCCGAATTGCATGACGTAAAATCTGAGCTAAAGTCTCTGCCGAAACTCTAGATTTAGAGAGATAATCTATTGCACCAGCTTTCATTAACTCCACGGCAACTTGTTCATCGCCTTGAGAAGTTAACACGACTAAAGGAATTTTAATATTGAATGAATGTAGTGTTTGAATTAAAGTTAAACTGTCTTGGTCTGGTAAACGATAATCGAGAAAAGCACAATCAAAATTATGATTTCTTAAAGCAGAAATTGCACTATGTCCATCACTTACTTCTGAGAGTTCGATTCGTACCCCAGCTTTATCTAAGGCACGACGTACAGCCATGCGTTCTACTTCATCATCATCTATAACCAAAATCTTCAGCGTCTCGTCCATCGGTTTTTATTTTCGCTGCAAAATGCAGGGTGATTTCCAACATTTCTGGTTTCAAATTATCTAATTAAAAATTTGAGCTTTTATATAAATTTTAAATTAATGCTTATCTATAATTTAATTGTGCCTAGTTATTAATCTCCAAACTTAAAGAACTTTTATCTTGCCAAATTGAGTATTAGCTAATTAAGGAACTTCACATAACATCCAATATTGATTAAGAGCTACCATCATTTCTACAAAATTAGAGAGGGTTACAGGCTTGAGTAGATAACCAACAACGTTGAATTTTTCAGTTTCTAGACGGTCTTGGTCTTGGTTTGATGTCGTCATCACAACTACAGGAGTTGGTCGTAATTGTGGGTCAGACTTTAATTCTTGCTAAAATTCAATACTACCCACTTTGGGCATATTTAAGTTTAGCAGAACTAAGCGACGCTCTTGGAGAAAATTAGGAAATTGGGCATGATTGCCACGGAGAATGGTCAG harbors:
- a CDS encoding hybrid sensor histidine kinase/response regulator; amino-acid sequence: MSVVENSKIDRILAVDDTRDNLILVQTILESEGYEIDLASDGISALQKVEESPPDLILLDVMMPGMDGYEVTRRIRNNPAINYIPILLITAFHESSVVEGLDAGADDFIRKPFDTDELLARVRSLLRLKHSLDEQRKMARQREDFVSRLTHDLRTPLVAADRMLDLFQQEAFCKISPEMKQAISVMIRSNQNLMQMVNTLLEVYRFEAGKKTLNYEACNLKEIAQEVVSELTTLTDEKGITLKLDSSHINHLEDKAGVVMGDALELRRVIYNLIANAIKFTDNGGIEIRFFESAPNWLIIEIEDTGYGIAPEDQITIFERFRQGRNKRSGSGLGLHLSSRIVEAHEGTISLTSEVGKGSIFTVKLPKNT
- a CDS encoding DUF2171 domain-containing protein, with amino-acid sequence MDISQIKEHLPVYAEGPGGLEGASDTHIGNIDAVEGNKYLKLTKFNAADGQHHWFPIDWVRAVDERAVYLNKTIDEVQEQLLTEEPTEA
- a CDS encoding ATP-binding response regulator; translation: MDETLKILVIDDDEVERMAVRRALDKAGVRIELSEVSDGHSAISALRNHNFDCAFLDYRLPDQDSLTLIQTLHSFNIKIPLVVLTSQGDEQVAVELMKAGAIDYLSKSRVSAETLAQILRHAIRLHRAEMQAAIAYQQLRESHEQLIRKNQELERQRQQIQIQNLKLLEASRLKSQFLATMSHELRTPMNAIIGFSQILLRPKFGSLTGQQTDMVERILNNGKHLLMLVNEVLDFSRLEEGELELKPELVDLTKIINTAVAEMRSLAEAKKLSLFVNFNLENPLVVNDPSRVKQILINLLSNAIKFTESGSIWVEAEELPGNRVAIAVKDTGIGIASKDFKHIFEAFRQVDQSITRKYPGTGLGLAIIDSLVQMMKGKIFLESELGVGSIFTIELPRQISLSNSSVPTSSVQRENKQRINSTQRLHQSPSQSNQSSNKYQNLKR